One window of the Solanum stenotomum isolate F172 chromosome 11, ASM1918654v1, whole genome shotgun sequence genome contains the following:
- the LOC125845415 gene encoding uncharacterized protein LOC125845415, whose translation MNTATSLFRRLNIRDLVSRTPTYSAPSEVSGDGLSLMFKRWATKKTAGSTKNGRDSKPKNLGVKKFGGERVIPGNIIVRQRGTRFHPGNYVGIGKDHTLYALKEGCVKFEHHKLSGRKWVHVEPKDGHVLHPVYSSTAAPELNTAT comes from the exons ATGAACACTGCAACATCATTATTTAGGAGGTTAAATATCAGAGATTTGGTATCAAGGACACCTACTTATAGTGCCCCTAGTG AAGTATCTGGGGATGGATTGAGCTTGATGTTTAAACGTTGGGCTACGAAAAAGACAGCAGGATCCACAAAGAATGGCCGTGATTCAAAACCAAAGAATCTAGGGGTGAAGAAATTTGGTGGAGAG AGAGTGATACCTGGAAATATTATTGTTCGTCAAAGGGGAACCAGATTTCATCCTGGAAACTACGTTGGAATAGGGAAAGATCACACACTCTATGCTCTGAAAGAAGGTTGTGTCAAGTTTGAGCACCACAAGTTGAGTGGTCGCAAGTGGGTTCATGTTGAGCCCAAGGATGGCCATGTACTTCACCCAGTTTACTCGAGTACTGCAGCTCCCGAGCTCAACACAGCAACTTAA